A region of Schistosoma mansoni strain Puerto Rico chromosome 1, complete genome DNA encodes the following proteins:
- a CDS encoding putative vacuolar protein sorting, which produces MDHVWFCEYCSLAEGNESRKLFPTQRDFVSHIRAHHLVRKFRNDVETFICRYGPNNSCLLSNGLDSVEKSYSSHDSLFTSQRDYERHLVGFHLLKHPVYKHPDVKSPLPIPPVSSHYNEKPSRKWSVYQSVVNLPAVLNDPNYREKDIFTKLWGDKFENAEVLPSPHLPVITEKHFIEYLNKIGVRKLDTESCRSSPNCQINSSNSVTDISLSVKSSNKVLKNEPSLDISTNSIPALYFDQNFNLKDEKTFCQVIPLHTRCSRFQNVRNLFEKIVSPSSKTDSVNISNQLNYPSEEFLQKEAFHNQHNQLVNYLDIIELNIVEQVSRKSSTFFEAIQCHDVIREELSQAIRQIKDFRCKLHQINTFTIIDKMKLLRVVRRRENYKLVVNKLKLIASLQATQPTIQTLLRNNDFCAALDLVSTTKELLHSHLMANSSSSDLSSDNVMDQPDSRNLTSRLKKNSTTFLCLRDFDAQLSGISNFVHKMVESEFDISLCRFLDPPIEEYGGFSDPDILSCFLGLIRINRLDFVSGFHAEMLKRVKEIFCQHITSVTQPPGNDSVTDSSTIIGPNATKLSTSDQLRNMPCENWMTFLVNLCNDIKYLLIRGQDVVDIFENNLCSNHQLNETVENGIVISSTQQPLTTISVHKAKELAKCMHKTLWNTANVSQKRLCSIVSSRFRLGSIQSMEPTVDLSVNSPNLQQRHLSATSIMDISCITMFSDYVFDKFTWSNFRELVKIMSIFQVYVLRAWLKFSDIPIQTIICHQSNDSENCSQSNLHSFNKSKSCVKKSTIPLNKKTPNDVIPSSIISSNTNDCISNNQCISNIQSDLLLRNLALDMIILIIDRFHRENYDKLNMLLDQERWQAAICPEQVQQMINDISIEVGHCKMKSPQLTNEHSPCTPNHNKLIQSTDSVVFAPNYIFLNNEEYTVVRTVILLLPMINDYVKLDEKLPGQPLTTEFVSDRLADLLNHFNSRVCQLVLGAEACKRVDLQRISAKNLALTLRSLQLVVQFLPCIQFLLNRISKTEFNKVSSTNVDNFLIASLYHPNSQGINRITLNGLHHIEKLFNEHIESILQKLVQLLSDPIGPMFSNWYGRPPIPSRQMDEICRNLSKLIGINRND; this is translated from the exons GTATGGCCCGAATAATTCGTGTCTTCTATCCAATGGTCTGGATAGTGTTGAGAAGAGTTATTCATCTCATGATTCCTTATTCACAAGTCAGCGTGACTATGAAAGACATTTAGTTGGGTTTCATCTTCTAAAACATCCTGTATACAAACATCCAGATGTAAAATCTCCGCTCCCAATACCCCCCGTTTCTTCTCACTATAATG AAAAACCATCACGCAAATGGAGTGTATACCAATCAGTTGTGAATTTACCAGCTGTTTTAAATGATCCAAATTATCGTGAg aaagatatatttacaaaattatGGGGTGATAAATTTGAAAACGCTGAAGTTCTACCTAGTCCACATCTACCAGTAATTACAGAGAAACATTTTatagaatatttaaacaaaattggaGTTCGTAAACTCGATACAGAGTCGTGTAGATCATCGCctaattgtcaaattaattcGTCTAATTCAGTCACTGATATTTCTCTATCAGTGAAATCATCCAATAAAG ttttaaaaaatgaacCATCGCTTGATATATCAACAAATTCGATTCCCGCTTTATACTTCGATCAAAATTTCAATTTGAAAGATGAAAAGACATTTTGTCAAGTTATACCTTTACACACACGTTGTTCTCGCTTTCAAAATGTTCGaaatctatttgaaaaaattgttTCCCCATCAAGTAAAACAGATTCTGTAAATATTTCAAATCAATTAAACTATCCCAGTGAAGAATTCCTACAAAAAGAAGCTTTCCATAATCAACATAATCAGTTGGTTAATTATTTGGATATTATTGAGTTAAATATAGTTGAACAG GTTTCCAGAAAATCTTCAACATTCTTCGAAGCTATCCAATGTCATGATGTGATACGTGAAGAGTTAAGTCAAGCTATTCGTCAAATTAAAGATTTTCG ATGTAAATTGCATCAAATTAATACATTCACTataattgacaagatgaaattgtTACGTGTTGTCCGAAGACGGGAAAACTATAAATTGGTTGTTAATAAG TTAAAATTAATCGCGAGTCTTCAAGCTACACAACCTACTATTCAAACTCTACTGAGAAATAATGATTTTTGTGCTGCTCTGGATTTAGTTAGCACGACAAAAGAATTATTACATTCACATTTGATGGCGAACTCATCTTCCAGTGATTTATCATCTGATAATGTGATGGACCAGCCTGACAGTAGAAATTTAACATCTAGACTGAAGAAGAATTCAACTACATTTCTTTGTCTACGTGATTTTGATGCTCAACTAAGTGGTATTTCCAATTTCGTACATAAAATGGTAGAATCAGAATTTGACATTTCATTATGTCGATTTTTGGATCCACCCATTGAAGAATATGGTGGATTCAGTGATCCCGAT ATTTTATCCTGTTTTCTTGGTTTAATACGAATTAATCGGTTGGATTTTGTGAGTGGTTTTCATGCAGAAATGCTCAAAAGAGTCAAAGAGATATTTTGTCAACATATCACTTCAGTTACGCAACCCCCAGGAAATGATAGTGTTACAGA TTCTTCTACAATAATAGGACCTAATGCAACTAAATTATCTACATCTGATCAACTACGTAATATGCCATGTGAAAATTGGATGACGTTTTTAGTTAATCTATGCAATGACATAAAATATTTACTAATTCGTGGACAG gATGTTGTGGATATATTCGAGAATAATCTCTGTTCTAATCatcaattaaatgaaactgttgaaaatggtaTTGTTATTTCATCTACTCAACAACCGTTAACTACAATTAGTGTGCATAAAGCGAAAGAACTTGCTAAATGTATGCATAAAACTTTATGGAATACAGCTAATGTATCCCAGAAACGTTTATGTTCAATTGTTTCATCACGTTTTCGTCTTGGCTCTATTCAATCAATGGAACCAACTGTCGATTTATCAGTGAATTCACCGAATCTACAACAAAGACATTTATCTGCAACTTCAATAATGGATATTTCATGTATAACAATGTTTAGTGATTATGTGTTTGATAAATTTACCTGGAGTAATTTTAGAGAACTAGTCAAAATAATGAGTATTTTTCAG GTATATGTTCTTCGAGCATGGTTGAAATTTTCTGATATTCCAATTCAAACAATAATTTGTCATCAATCGAATGATTCAGAAAATTGTTCACAATCGAATTTACATTCGTTTAATAAATCCAAGTCTTGTGTTAAAAAATCAACGATTcctttaaataaaaaaactccAAATGATGTTATTCCCTCTTCCATTATTAgttctaatactaatgattgTATATCTAACAACCAGTGCATATCTAATATTCAATCCGATCTACTCTTACGTAATCTTGCACTTGATATGATTATTCTTATAATTGACCGATTTCATCGTGAaaattatgataaattaaatATGTTATTGGATCAAGAAAGATGGCAAGCAGCTATTTGTCCTGAACAAGTTCAACAAATGATTAATGATATTTCCATAGAAGTAGGACATTGTAAAATGAAG AGTCCACAGCTGACCAACGAACATTCTCCTTGTACACCGAACCATAATAAATTGATTCAGTCAACAGATAGTGTGGTCTTTGCACCAAATTACATTTTTCTAAATAATGAAGAGTATACTGTAGTTCGTACAGTTATACTATTGTTACCGATGATTAATGATTATGTAAAATTAGATGAGAAATTACCTGGTCAACCGTTAACTACTGAATTCGTTTCAGATCGTTTAGCTGATCTACTTAAT CATTTCAATTCTCGTGTTTGTCAACTTGTACTTGGTGCTGAGGCGTGTAAACGGGTCGATCTACAACGTATATCCGCTAAAAATCTCGCCTTGACCCTGCGTAGCCTACAATTGGTTGTGCAGTTTCTACCATGTATACAATTCTTGTTAAACAG AATATCTAAAACGGAGTTTAATAAAGTATCATCAACTAATGTCGATAACTTTCTTATTGCTTCATTATATCATCCTAACAGTCAGGGGATAAATCGAATAACATTAAATGGTCTACATCATATTGAAAAACTATTTAA TGAACATATTGAAAGCATTTTACAAAAACTCGTTCAATTATTATCGGATCCGATTGGTCCTATGTTTTCTAATTGGTATGGTCGTCCTCCGATACCCAGTAGACAAATGGATGAAATATGTCGTAATTTGTCGAAATTAATCGGAATTAATCGGAATGACTAA